Below is a genomic region from Burkholderiales bacterium.
CAAGGCGTCGAATTCAACTGGCAGCCGGAGACGAATGACGTGCCGCTGGTCGCCGACATGTCGTCCAGCATTCTGTCGCGGCCTATGGACGTGTCGCGCTTTGCGGTCATCTATGCCGGCGCACAAAAGAATATCGGTCCATCGGGGCTCACCATCGTCATCGTCCGGGAAGATCTGCTCGGGCACGCCGCGCCGCACACGCCGGTCATGCTCGATTGGCAGGTCCAGGCCGAAAACGATTCGATGTACAACACGCCGCCGACCTGGCCGATCTACATGGCCGGGCTCACGTTTCAGTGGCTGAAAAATCAGGGCGGTGTCGCGGCGATCGAAAAGACCAATATCGCCAAAGCCAAACTTCTCTACGACCAGATCGACGCCGGCGATTTTTATCGCTGCCCGGTCGCGAAGCCGGACCGTTCGCGCATGAACGTCGCATTCACCTTGCGCGACAGCTCGCTCGACGGCGAATTCTTGCGCCAGGCCGAAGTGCGCGGGCTGCTGCAGTTGAAAGGGCATCGCGCAGTCGGCGGCATGCGCGCATCGATCTACAATGCGATGCCGGTTGCGGGCGTGCAGGCGCTGGTCGATTTCATGCGCGATTTCGAGCGCCGTCACGATTGAGGAACCCCCGAATAAATTCATCGCCGTCATTCCCGTTAAATCATTCGAGGGCAGGCTGCATCGGGAATCCAGCGCCCCCCCCGCCGTCATTCCCGCGCAGCTTGTCCCAGCATGCTTTAAGCCGGGAGCGGGAATCCAGCGGCTTTGCACTAGTCAGACTCCGGATTCCCGCCGCAGCCCTCGAATGATTTGTTCGGCGCGGGAATGACAACTTGATTGGACGACATGCCCAAACCATTCCGCATCCTGACGCTGAACCAGATTTCCCCGATCGGGATCGCCCAGTTCCCCGGCAACCGCTATGTGGTCGGCAAGGATCTGAGCGATCCCGACGCTATCGTGCTGCGTTCCCATAACCTGTACGACATGACGATTCCGGCCAGCGTTCGCGTTGTCGGGCGCGCCGGCGCCGGCACCAACAATATTCCGGTCGCACGCTTGAGCACGCGCGGTATTCCGGTATTCAACACGCCGGGCGCCAACGCCAACGCCGTCAAGGAACTGGTCATCGCCGGATTGCTGCTTTCGGCGCGCAACCTGATCCCCGCGGCGCGTTATGTCGAAGCTCTGCAGAGCGATGGCGACGCGCTCGAAGCCCAGGTCGAAGCCGGCAAGAAACAGTTTGCCGGGAGCGAGCTGCCGGGGCGCACGCTCGGTGTCATCGGTCTTGGCAAGATCGGCAGCCTGGTAGCCGACGCCGCCATCAAGCTCGGCATGAAAGTGCTCGGCTTCGATCCCGGGATCACGGTCGATGCTGCCTGGAGTTTGCCTTCGCAGGTGCAGAAGGCGCGCAGTATCGAGGAGCTGCTGAAGAATAGCGACTTCGTGACGGTACATGTGCCGCTGATCGACATGACGCGGCATATGATCGACCTCAAACGTGTGATGGCGATGAAGAACGGAGCCGTGCTGCTGAATTTTTCGCGCGACGCGATCGTCGATACCGGCGCCGTGCTCGAGGCGCTCAATAGCGGCCGCATCAAATATTATGTCTGCGATTTCCCTGACGCCAGGTTGCGCGGACACGCGAATGTGGTCGCTTTGCCGCATCTCGGCGCATCGACGACGGAAGCCGAAGACAATTGCGCGGTCATGGCGGCTAATCAGGTACGCGATTATCTTGAGCATGGCCAGATCGTCAACGCCGTCAATTTTCCGGACGTCGACATGGCGCGCGAATCGCCTTATCGGATCGGCGTCGCCAATGCCAATGTGCCGAATATGGTCGGCCAGATTTCGACGGCGGTTGCCGCCGCCGGGCTCAATATTCACAATATGCTGAATAAATCGAAAGGCGAGATGGCCTACACGCTGGTCGATCTCGATAGCCCGGTCACACCCGATTTATGCAAACAGATCGCCGCCATTCCGGGCGTGCTGATGATCCGCTACCTTCCTGCCGACTTGTCCTGACGTCGCCATGAACGACGCACCATGAACGACGCACTGCAGCGCTATCGCGACCGCATCGACGCGATCGACGACGAGATCCTGAAACTCGTCAATCAGCGCGCCGAATGCGCGCGTGCGATCGGCGAATTGAAGGAAGACGGCCAGGTTTACCGCGCCGAACGGGAAGCGCAGATTCTGCGCCGCGTGAAAGAGAACAATCCGGGGCCGTTATCGGAAGCGGCGGCGCTGAATATGTTCGCGGAACTGATGTCGGCGTGCCGCGCGCTCGAAAAAAATCTGTCGGTCGCCTATCTCGGCCCGGCCGGAACGTTCAGCGAGCAGGCGGCGCGCAAACATTTCGGCAGTCAGATGCAAACCACCTTGTGCGCATCGATCGATGAAGTTTTTCGCACGATCGAAGCCGGCACGGCGGCTTACGGCGTGGTGCCGGTCGAAAATTCGAGCGAAGGCGCGGTCGGGCGCACGCTCGATCTGCTACTCGCCAGGCCGCTGCAGATTTGCGGCGAAATTACGCTGCCAGTGCATCAATGTCTGCTGGCCGGATCTGCCGGCGCAATACGCAAAATCGTCTCGCATGCGCAAAGCCTCGCGCAGTGCAACGAATGGCTGAATCGGCACTATCCGGAAGCCGAACGCATTCCCGTCGTCAGTAATGCCGAGGCTGCGCGCATCGCCGGTTTCGAAGAAGATACGGCGGCGATTGCGGCGAAAAGCGCGGCGTCCTTGTATCAGTTGCAAGTCATCGCCGAAAATATCGAAGATGTGCCGAACAATACGACGCGCTTTCTGGTCATCTCGCTGCACGACGCGCTGCCGTCCGGCAAGGACCGCACCTCGCTGGTCATGTCGGCGGAGAACCGCCCCGGCGCGGTCCACGCGTTGCTGACGCCGCTGGCCGAGCATCAGGTCAGCATGAGCCGCTTCGAATCGCGGCCATCGCGCGCGAGCGCATGGGAATATGTGTTCTTCGTCGATATCGAAGGCCACCGGC
It encodes:
- a CDS encoding phosphoglycerate dehydrogenase, with product MPKPFRILTLNQISPIGIAQFPGNRYVVGKDLSDPDAIVLRSHNLYDMTIPASVRVVGRAGAGTNNIPVARLSTRGIPVFNTPGANANAVKELVIAGLLLSARNLIPAARYVEALQSDGDALEAQVEAGKKQFAGSELPGRTLGVIGLGKIGSLVADAAIKLGMKVLGFDPGITVDAAWSLPSQVQKARSIEELLKNSDFVTVHVPLIDMTRHMIDLKRVMAMKNGAVLLNFSRDAIVDTGAVLEALNSGRIKYYVCDFPDARLRGHANVVALPHLGASTTEAEDNCAVMAANQVRDYLEHGQIVNAVNFPDVDMARESPYRIGVANANVPNMVGQISTAVAAAGLNIHNMLNKSKGEMAYTLVDLDSPVTPDLCKQIAAIPGVLMIRYLPADLS
- the serC gene encoding 3-phosphoserine/phosphohydroxythreonine transaminase; this translates as MDRRHEFVFNFSAGPAMLAAAVLQTARDEALDWRGSGMSVMEMSHRGPEFSEIVRQTETDLRTLLAIPPDYKILFLQGGATTQFTAVPLNLLREKKSADYIETGEWSKKAIAEAQRFCQVNIAASSRDANFSYAPVQEKWRLDAEAAYVHYTPNETIQGVEFNWQPETNDVPLVADMSSSILSRPMDVSRFAVIYAGAQKNIGPSGLTIVIVREDLLGHAAPHTPVMLDWQVQAENDSMYNTPPTWPIYMAGLTFQWLKNQGGVAAIEKTNIAKAKLLYDQIDAGDFYRCPVAKPDRSRMNVAFTLRDSSLDGEFLRQAEVRGLLQLKGHRAVGGMRASIYNAMPVAGVQALVDFMRDFERRHD
- the pheA gene encoding prephenate dehydratase, translating into MNDALQRYRDRIDAIDDEILKLVNQRAECARAIGELKEDGQVYRAEREAQILRRVKENNPGPLSEAAALNMFAELMSACRALEKNLSVAYLGPAGTFSEQAARKHFGSQMQTTLCASIDEVFRTIEAGTAAYGVVPVENSSEGAVGRTLDLLLARPLQICGEITLPVHQCLLAGSAGAIRKIVSHAQSLAQCNEWLNRHYPEAERIPVVSNAEAARIAGFEEDTAAIAAKSAASLYQLQVIAENIEDVPNNTTRFLVISLHDALPSGKDRTSLVMSAENRPGAVHALLTPLAEHQVSMSRFESRPSRASAWEYVFFVDIEGHRQDAQIERALAALREKAVFVKILGSYPQAI